A single window of Plasmodium reichenowi strain SY57 chromosome 12, whole genome shotgun sequence DNA harbors:
- a CDS encoding cGMP-specific phosphodiesterase (transcript variant 2; alternatively spliced): protein MMDTKVDQTIQPKFYGDKKLSKSFDNKLDEENFNYPFKKESFLKSEKFCFEHTKDSLWKCIKDKAKKKSDMEYFNCVNNLCCKFICSIRKYVKYFLYLKDSSYEIYNIKLYNNNNMNIINNKNITNNINNSFSNDYINYNHNYNHLNNSSSSKHNNYNVNNIDEKNIKNDYNTYHNIYEQIFFKYNSSFYEYLMFMLMKKLIHYKNYIFNKTKKINNSYNNNDIKNIDGFLIFQNINFEEIFLNTFYSSFPFKLFLHSLYMIFICFIYFVLLYFMLLKNIYIHPFIFHLSVLKFFFDIIFFLSFILYPLFLRLKRIDKIIYSSYISSYIFVCITFLYSFIIFKCSSYSVKMNNFYRIIHLPFDNFFFPFLCFLFFSFLFIFKIIMSLYYEYVYEKKYRILFVKKNNLIEKRITKRKNTNINNVYFTKYFSIDNTIPTSPIEDILNNFKHILETIHVIEENPNHNLTTNIMKIKEKIKNCDNILRTKNINQVQIGKYRKFEKVYNIWCLDKMYLNYPLNQEESKSFLSNSLNRISFNSFSNMHSLLSSKFQEHYNDIYDWNGNIENIYKANTFISIGYKLLYPLGVLEANFDKEKLKKFLFRMCSYYNDVPYHTSLHAAQVAHFSKSMLFMLDMNHKISAIDEFCLHISSLCHDTGHPGLNNYFLINSENNLALTYNDNSVLENYHCSLLFKTLKNPNYNIFEHYPYHIFISCKKNIIKAILSTDMKNHFEYISDFRTSKEFIDYDNLSNDQIWQIFCLILKASDIGHSTLEWNKHLEWTLKINEEFYLQGLLEKSLNIQNSFLCDINTMNKLALSQIDFLKHLCIPLFNELNYICKNNDVYTHCIQPIENNIERWESHKNDNQNLGLHEKYKEENLLSKLELIKFE, encoded by the exons atgatGGATACAAAAGTAGACCAAACAA TTCAACCCAAGTTTTATGGGgacaaaaaattatcaaaatcttttgataataaattggatgaagaaaattttaattatcCCTTTAAGAAAGAAAGTTTTTTGAAATCCGaaaaattttgttttgAACATACAAAAGATTCTTTATGGAAATgtataaaagataaagcTAAAAAGAAATCAGACATGGAATATTTTAATTGTGTTAATAATCTATGCTgtaaatttatatgtagtattagaaaatatgttaaatattttttatatttaaaagatagttcctatgaaatatataacattaaactatacaacaataataatatgaatataataaataataaaaatattacaaataatataaataacagCTTTAGCAATGATTACattaattataatcataacTATAACCATTTAAATAACTCAAGTTCTTCAAAACATAACAAttataatgtaaataatatagacgagaagaatataaagaatgattataatacttatcataatatatatgaacaaatattctttaaatataattcatcCTTTTATGAATATCTTATGTTTATGTTAATGAAAAAACTAATACattacaaaaattatatttttaataaaacaaagaaaataaataattcctataataataatgatataaaaaatatagatggatttttaatttttcaaaatataaattttgaagaaatatttttaaatacattttattcatcatttccttttaaattatttttacatagtctatatatgatttttatttgttttatatattttgttcttttatattttatgcttttaaaaaatatatatatacatcCATTTATCTTTCATTTGAGtgtattaaaatttttcttcgatattatttttttcttatcatttatattatatcctCTATTTTTACGTTTAAAAAGAattgataaaataatttattcttcatatatatcatcctatatttttgtgtgtattacttttttatatagttttataatatttaaatgttCATCATATTCTGTCAAAATGAATA ATTTTTATAGAATTATACATTTACCATTTGATAATTTCTTCTTTCCCTttctttgttttttatttttttcatttctttttatttttaagaTTATCATgtctttatattatgaatatgtatatgaaaaaaaatatagaataCTATTtgtcaaaaaaaataatctCATAGAAAAACGGATAAccaaaagaaaaaatacCAACATTAATAATGTTTATTTTACGAAATATTTTTCGATAGATAATACTATACCTACATCACCCATagaagatatattaaataatttcaAACATATTTTAGAAACTATTCATGTTATTGAAGAAAATCCAAACCACAATCTAACaacaaatataatgaaaatcaaagaaaaaatcaaaaattgtgataatatattaaggACCAAAAATATTAATCAAGTACAAATAGGAAAATACAGAAAATTTGaaaaagtatataatatatggTGTTTAGACAAAATGTATCTAAATTACCCATTAAATCAAGAAGAATCTAAATCGTTCTTATCAAATAGTCTTAACAGAATatcttttaattctttttctaatatgcattctttattatcatcaaaGTTTCAAGAAcattataatgatatatatgattGGAATGGtaatattgaaaatatatataaagcAAATACTTTTATATCTATAGGTTATAAACTACTATATCCGTTAGGTGTATTAGAAGCTAATTTTGATAAAGAGAAATTGAAAAAGTTTCTTTTCAGAATGTGttcttattataatgaCGTTCCTTATCACACTAGTCTCCACGCAGCACAg GTAGCTCATTTTAGCAAGAGCATGCTTTTCATGCTAGACATGAACCACAAAATATCAGCTATTGACGAATTTTGCTTACATATATCTTCTCTGTGCCATGATACTGGACATCCTGGACTCAATAATTATTTCCTTATCAATTCAGAAAATAACTTAGCACTAacatataatgataatagtGTTCTAGAAAATTATCATTGTTCGTTACTCTTTAAAACTCTGAAAAATCctaattataatatatttgaacATTATCcatatcatatttttatttcatgcaaaaaaaatatcatcAAAGCTATTTTGTCAACTGATATGAAAAACcattttgaatatatttctGATTTTAGAACTTCCAAAGAATTTATAgattatgataatttatCAAATGATCAAATATGGCAAATATTCTGTCTTATTTTAAAGGCATCAGATATTGGACACTCAACACTTGAATGGAATAAACATCTTGAATGGACACTCAAAATTAATGAAGAATTCTATTTACAAGGTTTACTAGAAAAATCgttaaatatacaaaatagTTTTTTATGTGATATTAATACCATGAATAAATTAGCTCTCTCACAAATCGATTTCTTAAAACATTTATGTATTCCTTTATTCAAtgaattaaattatatatgtaaaaataatgacGTATATACTCATTGTATACAACCaattgaaaataatatagaacGTTGGGAGAGCCACAAAAATGATAATCAAAATTTAGGTTTGCACGAAAAGTATAAAGAGGAAAACTTGCTAAGCAAACTTGAGCTCATCAAatttgaataa
- a CDS encoding cGMP-specific phosphodiesterase (transcript variant 1; alternatively spliced), producing MMDTKVDQTIQPKFYGDKKLSKSFDNKLDEENFNYPFKKESFLKSEKFCFEHTKDSLWKCIKDKAKKKSDMEYFNCVNNLCCKFICSIRKYVKYFLYLKDSSYEIYNIKLYNNNNMNIINNKNITNNINNSFSNDYINYNHNYNHLNNSSSSKHNNYNVNNIDEKNIKNDYNTYHNIYEQIFFKYNSSFYEYLMFMLMKKLIHYKNYIFNKTKKINNSYNNNDIKNIDGFLIFQNINFEEIFLNTFYSSFPFKLFLHSLYMIFICFIYFVLLYFMLLKNIYIHPFIFHLSVLKFFFDIIFFLSFILYPLFLRLKRIDKIIYSSYISSYIFVCITFLYSFIIFKCSSYSVKMNSNTYQNNFVFQNMLFLLINIIYICIFCFLKNYMILYSFLYNCRFSIFCILFIFLYYYLFFSLDFYRIIHLPFDNFFFPFLCFLFFSFLFIFKIIMSLYYEYVYEKKYRILFVKKNNLIEKRITKRKNTNINNVYFTKYFSIDNTIPTSPIEDILNNFKHILETIHVIEENPNHNLTTNIMKIKEKIKNCDNILRTKNINQVQIGKYRKFEKVYNIWCLDKMYLNYPLNQEESKSFLSNSLNRISFNSFSNMHSLLSSKFQEHYNDIYDWNGNIENIYKANTFISIGYKLLYPLGVLEANFDKEKLKKFLFRMCSYYNDVPYHTSLHAAQVAHFSKSMLFMLDMNHKISAIDEFCLHISSLCHDTGHPGLNNYFLINSENNLALTYNDNSVLENYHCSLLFKTLKNPNYNIFEHYPYHIFISCKKNIIKAILSTDMKNHFEYISDFRTSKEFIDYDNLSNDQIWQIFCLILKASDIGHSTLEWNKHLEWTLKINEEFYLQGLLEKSLNIQNSFLCDINTMNKLALSQIDFLKHLCIPLFNELNYICKNNDVYTHCIQPIENNIERWESHKNDNQNLGLHEKYKEENLLSKLELIKFE from the exons atgatGGATACAAAAGTAGACCAAACAA TTCAACCCAAGTTTTATGGGgacaaaaaattatcaaaatcttttgataataaattggatgaagaaaattttaattatcCCTTTAAGAAAGAAAGTTTTTTGAAATCCGaaaaattttgttttgAACATACAAAAGATTCTTTATGGAAATgtataaaagataaagcTAAAAAGAAATCAGACATGGAATATTTTAATTGTGTTAATAATCTATGCTgtaaatttatatgtagtattagaaaatatgttaaatattttttatatttaaaagatagttcctatgaaatatataacattaaactatacaacaataataatatgaatataataaataataaaaatattacaaataatataaataacagCTTTAGCAATGATTACattaattataatcataacTATAACCATTTAAATAACTCAAGTTCTTCAAAACATAACAAttataatgtaaataatatagacgagaagaatataaagaatgattataatacttatcataatatatatgaacaaatattctttaaatataattcatcCTTTTATGAATATCTTATGTTTATGTTAATGAAAAAACTAATACattacaaaaattatatttttaataaaacaaagaaaataaataattcctataataataatgatataaaaaatatagatggatttttaatttttcaaaatataaattttgaagaaatatttttaaatacattttattcatcatttccttttaaattatttttacatagtctatatatgatttttatttgttttatatattttgttcttttatattttatgcttttaaaaaatatatatatacatcCATTTATCTTTCATTTGAGtgtattaaaatttttcttcgatattatttttttcttatcatttatattatatcctCTATTTTTACGTTTAAAAAGAattgataaaataatttattcttcatatatatcatcctatatttttgtgtgtattacttttttatatagttttataatatttaaatgttCATCATATTCTGTCAAAATGAATAGTAATACttatcaaaataattttgtttttcaaaatatgttatttctcttaattaatattatatatatatgtatattctgttttttaaaaaattatatgattcTTTATAGTTTCCTATATAATTGTAgattttcaattttttgtattctatttatttttctatattattatttattttttagtTTAGATTTTTATAGAATTATACATTTACCATTTGATAATTTCTTCTTTCCCTttctttgttttttatttttttcatttctttttatttttaagaTTATCATgtctttatattatgaatatgtatatgaaaaaaaatatagaataCTATTtgtcaaaaaaaataatctCATAGAAAAACGGATAAccaaaagaaaaaatacCAACATTAATAATGTTTATTTTACGAAATATTTTTCGATAGATAATACTATACCTACATCACCCATagaagatatattaaataatttcaAACATATTTTAGAAACTATTCATGTTATTGAAGAAAATCCAAACCACAATCTAACaacaaatataatgaaaatcaaagaaaaaatcaaaaattgtgataatatattaaggACCAAAAATATTAATCAAGTACAAATAGGAAAATACAGAAAATTTGaaaaagtatataatatatggTGTTTAGACAAAATGTATCTAAATTACCCATTAAATCAAGAAGAATCTAAATCGTTCTTATCAAATAGTCTTAACAGAATatcttttaattctttttctaatatgcattctttattatcatcaaaGTTTCAAGAAcattataatgatatatatgattGGAATGGtaatattgaaaatatatataaagcAAATACTTTTATATCTATAGGTTATAAACTACTATATCCGTTAGGTGTATTAGAAGCTAATTTTGATAAAGAGAAATTGAAAAAGTTTCTTTTCAGAATGTGttcttattataatgaCGTTCCTTATCACACTAGTCTCCACGCAGCACAg GTAGCTCATTTTAGCAAGAGCATGCTTTTCATGCTAGACATGAACCACAAAATATCAGCTATTGACGAATTTTGCTTACATATATCTTCTCTGTGCCATGATACTGGACATCCTGGACTCAATAATTATTTCCTTATCAATTCAGAAAATAACTTAGCACTAacatataatgataatagtGTTCTAGAAAATTATCATTGTTCGTTACTCTTTAAAACTCTGAAAAATCctaattataatatatttgaacATTATCcatatcatatttttatttcatgcaaaaaaaatatcatcAAAGCTATTTTGTCAACTGATATGAAAAACcattttgaatatatttctGATTTTAGAACTTCCAAAGAATTTATAgattatgataatttatCAAATGATCAAATATGGCAAATATTCTGTCTTATTTTAAAGGCATCAGATATTGGACACTCAACACTTGAATGGAATAAACATCTTGAATGGACACTCAAAATTAATGAAGAATTCTATTTACAAGGTTTACTAGAAAAATCgttaaatatacaaaatagTTTTTTATGTGATATTAATACCATGAATAAATTAGCTCTCTCACAAATCGATTTCTTAAAACATTTATGTATTCCTTTATTCAAtgaattaaattatatatgtaaaaataatgacGTATATACTCATTGTATACAACCaattgaaaataatatagaacGTTGGGAGAGCCACAAAAATGATAATCAAAATTTAGGTTTGCACGAAAAGTATAAAGAGGAAAACTTGCTAAGCAAACTTGAGCTCATCAAatttgaataa
- a CDS encoding porphobilinogen deaminase, translating into MHLLSFLSFIIWFIYCTAKRHEYSIKKYFLNSHNFCKTKPDPFRKGTLKKRLYSSDGIKDEIIIGTRDSPLALKQSEKVRKKIMSYFKKMNKNINVTFKYIKTTGDNILDNNSVGLYGGKGIFTKELDEQLINGNVDLCVHSLKDVPILLPNNIELSCFLKRDTINDAFLSIKYKSINDMNTGKSVSKAEDIHINKKDNDHNNDTLCTIGTSSLRRRSQIKNRYKNIYVNNIRGNINTRIEKLYNGEVDALIIAMCGIERLIKKTNLKHLQKNKEQKNICQPFLLKCNNKKCIDLCHVNIQKLNKNMIYPALGQGIIAVTSHKKNYFISSLLKNINNKKSEIMAQIERSFLYHIDGNCMMPIGGYTKMRNEDIYLNVIINDIHGYNKYQVTQKDTLYNYKEIGPNAAIKIKQIIGTEQFNKIKAEAELHLLNNK; encoded by the coding sequence ATGCATTTACTATCTTTTctttcatttattatatggtTTATATACTGTACAGCCAAAAGACATGAATattcaataaaaaaatattttctgAACAGTCataatttttgtaaaaCAAAACCTGACCCGTTCAGGAAAGGcactttaaaaaaaagactATATTCTTCTGATGGAATTAAAGACGAAATAATTATCGGAACTCGTGATTCTCCGTTAGCCTTAAAACAAAGTGAAAAAGTgaggaaaaaaattatgtcatattttaaaaaaatgaataaaaatataaatgtaacatttaaatatataaaaacaacaggtgataatatattagataATAACAGTGTTGGATTATATGGCGGGAAAGGAATATTTACAAAAGAATTGGATGAACAATTAATAAATGGAAATGTAGATTTGTGTGTGCATTCTTTGAAAGATGTTCCTATATTATTACctaataatattgaattatcatgttttttaaaaagagaTACAATAAATGATGCTTTTTTAtctataaaatataaaagcATAAATGATATGAATACGGGGAAAAGTGTATCAAAAGCAGAAGATATTCATATCAACAAAAAAGATAATgatcataataatgataCATTATGTACTATTGGGACATCGTCCTTAAGAAGAAGAAGTCAAATTAAAAAcagatataaaaatatttatgtaaacaatataagaggaaatataaatacaagaattgagaaattatataatggAGAAGTTGATGCGTTAATAATAGCTATGTGTGGTATAGAAAGattaataaagaaaacaaaTCTTAAACAtcttcaaaaaaataaagaacaGAAAAATATCTGCCAACCATTTCTTCTcaaatgtaataataaaaagtgTATAGACTTGTGTCATGTTAATATACAAAAGTTGAATAAAAACATGATTTATCCTGCCTTAGGTCAAGGTATTATAGCAGTTACCtcacacaaaaaaaattatttcatttcCAGTCtcttaaaaaatataaacaataaaaaatcaGAAATCATGGCACAAATTGAAAGAtcctttttatatcatatcGATGGGAATTGTATGATGCCTATAGGAGGATATACAAAAATGAGAaatgaagatatatatttaaatgtaataattaATGATATACATGGATATAACAAATATCAGGTAACGCAAAAAgatacattatataattataaagaaattgGCCCTAATGCTGCTATTAAAATAAAGCAAATTATAGGCACTGAACAGtttaacaaaataaaagcGGAGGCTGAATTGcatcttttaaataataaataa
- a CDS encoding hypothetical protein (conserved Plasmodium protein, unknown function) gives MEENKKIMNMKEHQWRLFEYNMSKWMIENKYILDQEEKKKFYKCANYSIGSGVLNASLIYFLCKKYKNYITPVSRFFLTFSLGVYTSMVINKIYRRKAYIEILSSKTTMTDKAKEVLNDILNINEDNIKVSPQEIKKNEDKDNINSHNYMNDQDIPLNIHTQEKENNNLDFIPDLNNTIMKEQIDELERQDYYFLKDPNESNSVSWDEIRKRNE, from the exons atggaagaaaacaaaaag ATAATGAATATGAAAGAACATCAGTGGAGGTTGtttgaatataatatgagTAAATGGATgatagaaaataaatatatattagatcaagaagaaaagaagaaattTTATAAGTGTGCTAATTATAGTATAGGTAGCGGAGTCCTTAATGCTTccttaatatatttcttatgtaaaaaatacaagaattatataacacCCGTATCAAGATTTTTTCTGACATTTTCTCTGGGTGTTTATACATCTATggttataaataaaatatatagaagaAAGGCCTATATAGAG aTATTAAGTTCTAAGACTACTATGACCGATAAAGCAAAAGAAGTTTTAAACGATATACTAAATATTAATGAGGATAATATTAAAGTATCGCCCcaagaaataaaaaaaaatgaagataaagataatataaattcgcataattatatgaatgatCAGGATATTCCTTTGAATATCCATACTCAGGAAAAAGAgaat aacAATTTGGACTTCATTCCTGATTT AAATAACACCATTATGAAAGAACAAATTGATGAGTTAGAAAG GCAAGattattactttttaaaGGATCCTAACGAAA gTAACTCGGTTAGCTGGGATGAAATACGTAAACgaaatgaataa
- a CDS encoding ATP synthase mitochondrial F1 complex assembly factor 1, putative: protein MLTNLSKKRFYFSLPCSRDLKNIVKLPLLEREDKYKIINIWKEKYKDNKYVISDYMDINKYEVIKNNCKSNSHFIIPLKNNNGYITYYTQFIDSKLIFVTSLEYYNKHKSNSTPFITLHFFDEFKNKEIILSKIHIINPAISKYQAIKIYNNILSFYYDTNYFQYVKKFNNDSRNFNYDKFLEKFKEIF from the coding sequence ATGTTAACCAACTTGAGTAAGAAAagattttatttttcccTGCCTTGTTCTCgtgatttaaaaaatattgtgAAGTTGCCCTTATTAGAAAGAgaagataaatataagataataaatatatggaaagaaaaatataaagataataaatatgttatatcagattatatggatataaataaatatgaagtaataaaaaataattgtaAAAGTAATTctcattttattataccccttaaaaataataatggaTATATAACTTATTACACACAATTTATTGATTctaaattaatttttgttacatcattagaatattataataaacataaaagTAATTCAACTCCATTTATTAcattacatttttttgatgaatttaaaaataaagaaatcATTCTATCGAAAATACACATAATTAATCCAGCCATATCTAAATATCAAGctattaaaatttataataatattctttctttttattatgacACAAATTATTTCCAGtatgtaaaaaaatttaataatgaCAGTagaaattttaattatgataaatttttagagaaatttaaagaaattttttaa
- a CDS encoding ABC transporter, (TAP family), putative produces MIIKRHLINYYYLINNNNNGYFLLGQNVRNVRNCKNYGNALYYNNVGINNIHTYKKYSPSGGRDFFFLNNKSGGMTCYYKSMGIYKNINIKDPNNNSNIKYGIMRKKGKNIFNNMMNNYTHKKCFRSHLFDPKKSSIIDNIKDKFNDLFVKRISENNNNDNNNNNKSNNNDNNNDNNNNNNNNHKSNNVSSLKDLFNILKKERKYLGFAMFCLIVSSLGQMIFPMCISKIINMYGGKEESLKYLTNEIYKTVLLIIGISTFSFFRIYFIETSIEKITRRLRTHFFEKVLNQDVHFFNKQKTGELINRLSNDIEISSKFLIHLSFGIRNFISALIGGICALHISPRNLFQSFLLPVSGCLLIGTTYAKFVKKISVLKQEKLSSCIDFASEKIHNISNVRLLNGESYEKKEFINYLEDVYKIGKKHSLVKSGNHFLFFSIISLFLLHLIYYGNYLIAHKFINTGDLFSLIMYSLFCGSGIQGMMHAIGDIQKCLGSCSKVLQIIKLPDNNFHNYWNKTSIDFLKSNNFSITFHNVSFSYDNTKDNINVNINNESNKKFALKNVSFFLPHNKSVAIVGKSGSGKTTILNLLTKKNDLNASGKICVGNVPINKINSAVLRSIVGVITQDPFLFNLTVRENLMYPYKAYEQMLKEQIRLIEQNQGALINMINNENTKKEKNDDDNTINTYDSDQDINKNDMKNTYEIYTFLLKELQKVQEEIKNNLSSDKMKNIYNDLHIDEFLKNHFNYDNMNVGVNGTSLSGGQKQRIYLAQNLIKNNKILILDEPTSSLDKLSENIINKALIKYMKDKTTIIFTHRLDLLNYVDYIGVIEEGQIIQFDKRQSVLQKPCPILKKILTQGVSE; encoded by the coding sequence atgataataaaacGGCATCTGATAAACTACTATTATctaattaataataacaataatgGTTATTTTTTGTTAGGGCAGAATGTAAGAAATGTAAGGAATTGTAAAAATTATGGGAACgcattatattataataatgttggaataaataatatacacacttataagaaatattcTCCGTCAGGAGGAAgagattttttttttttaaacaatAAAAGTGGAGGAATGAcatgttattataaaagtatgggtatatataaaaatattaatattaaggatcctaataataatagtaatataaaatatggaaTTATGAGAaagaaaggaaaaaatatatttaataatatgatgaataattatacacataaaaaatGCTTTAGGTCCCATTTATTTGATCCAAAGAAAAGTTCGATCattgataatataaaagataaattCAATGATTTGTTTGTGAAAAGGATAAgtgaaaataataataatgataataataataataataaaagtaataataatgataataataatgataataataataataataataataatcataagAGTAACAATGTATCATCGTTAAAagatttatttaatattttaaaaaaagaaagaaaatatttagGGTTTGCTATGTTTTGCCTAATTGTATCTTCCCTAGGACAAATGATATTCCCAATGTGCATAAGTAAAATCATTAATATGTATGGTGGAAAAGAAGAatctttaaaatatttaacaAATGAAATTTATAAAACTGTCTTATTAATTATAGGTATATCTACATTCAGTTTCTttagaatatattttatagaaacatctattgaaaaaataacaaGAAGATTAAGAACCcatttttttgaaaaagtATTAAATCAAGatgtacatttttttaataaacaaaaaacaggagaattaataaatagATTATCTAATGATATAGAAATATCAtctaaatttttaatacatttatCATTTGGTATAAGGAATTTTATATCAGCTTTAATAGGTGGGATATGTGCCTTACATATATCTCCAAGGAATTTATTTCAATCTTTTCTATTACCTGTGTCTGGTTGTTTATTAATAGGTACAACATATGCTAAATTTGTAAAAAAGATAAGTGTTTTAAAACAAGAAAAACTTAGTTCATGTATTGATTTTGCTTCAGAAAaaattcataatattagtAACGTACGTTTATTAAATGGTGAGTCctatgaaaaaaaagaatttataaattatttagaAGACGTATATAAAATAGGGAAAAAACATTCATTAGTAAAATCAGGgaatcattttttattttttagtattatctctttatttttattacatttaatatattatggtaattatttaatagcacataaatttataaatacagGAGACTTATTTTCACTAATAATGTATTCCTTGTTTTGTGGTAGTGGCATACAAGGAATGATGCATGCCATTGGAGATATTCAAAAATGTTTAGGTTCTTGTTCAAAAGTcttacaaataataaaattgcctgataataattttcataattattgGAATAAAACATCGAttgattttttaaaaagtaataaCTTCTCAATCACATTTCATAatgtttctttttcataCGACAATAcaaaagataatataaatgtaaatataaataatgagagtaataaaaaattcgCCTTGAAAAATGTATCATTCTTTTTACCTCATAACAAATCTGTTGCTATTGTTGGAAAAAGTGGTAGTGGAAAAACAACCATTTTGAATTTACTCACCAAAAAAAATGACCTGAACGCGTCAGGCAAAATTTGTGTGGGAAACGTTccaataaataaaataaattccGCGGTGTTACGATCTATTGTGGGTGTTATTACTCAGGACCCCTTTTTGTTTAACTTGACTGTGCGTGAGAATTTGATGTATCCTTATAAAGCATATGAGCAGATGTTAAAAGAGCAGATAAGATTGATAGAACAAAATCAAGGAGCgcttataaatatgataaataatgaaaatacaaaaaaagaaaaaaacgatgatgataatacaattaatacatatgaCAGTGATCaagatattaataaaaatgatatgaagaatacatatgaaatatatacttttttattaaaagaattacAAAAGGTACaagaagaaataaagaataatttatcttctgataaaatgaaaaatatttataatgattTACACATTGatgaatttttaaaaaatcatTTTAATTATGACAACATGAATGTTGGTGTTAATGGTACATCCTTATCAGGTGGACAAAAACAAAGAATATATTTGGCacaaaatttaattaaaaataataaaatattaatattagaTGAACCTACATCTTCTCTAGATAAACTATctgaaaatattataaacaaagcattaattaaatatatgaagGATAAAACAactattatatttacacATAGGTTAGACTTATTGAATTATGTTGATTATATAGGAGTAATAGAAGAGGGGCAAATAATACAATTCGATAAAAGGCAAAGTGTATTGCAAAAACCGTGTCcaatattaaagaaaatacTTACACAAGGTGTGAGtgaataa